In Marinitoga hydrogenitolerans DSM 16785, a genomic segment contains:
- a CDS encoding alpha/beta hydrolase, giving the protein MNKETLKKLYTIFILFLSVIWGGIILIYGFVFWFILYIINLLTRKLPIDAKDFNGPYTYTYKIIENRELKLDIYYPKTKKIYPVIFFTHGGGWVSGFRNQKNNVSWCEFLASKGFAVVSIDYRLGISHTMNEILSDYTDALNYIKKNSKELLLDKNNIVLMGLSAGGHLTLLYYAYYTFVKNEKNIEGIKGIVAYYTPSNLRHLFDKNVKSVFAKVATAATLKAFPTPTEEGKFLYYSPIFWINENMKPVLLVHGKKDKTVPFSSSVELLKKLKEKGVQTKILVHKNGDHAFEFENRDIQTIRILHETIKFIRSLVENEN; this is encoded by the coding sequence ATGAATAAAGAAACTTTAAAAAAATTATATACTATTTTTATTTTATTCCTTTCAGTTATCTGGGGTGGAATTATTTTAATATATGGCTTTGTTTTTTGGTTCATATTATATATAATAAACCTATTAACCAGAAAACTCCCTATTGACGCAAAAGATTTCAATGGCCCATATACTTATACATATAAGATTATTGAAAATCGTGAATTAAAATTAGATATTTATTATCCAAAAACAAAAAAGATTTATCCTGTGATTTTTTTTACACATGGTGGAGGTTGGGTATCTGGCTTTAGAAATCAAAAAAACAATGTATCATGGTGTGAATTTTTAGCTTCAAAAGGTTTTGCTGTTGTCTCTATTGATTATAGATTAGGGATTTCACATACAATGAACGAAATACTATCCGACTACACCGATGCATTGAATTATATTAAAAAAAATTCCAAAGAACTATTACTAGATAAAAATAATATTGTATTGATGGGATTGTCTGCTGGTGGCCATCTTACATTATTATACTATGCTTATTATACTTTTGTAAAGAATGAGAAAAATATAGAAGGTATAAAAGGAATTGTTGCTTATTATACACCTTCTAATTTAAGACATTTATTTGATAAAAATGTAAAATCAGTGTTTGCAAAAGTTGCTACTGCTGCTACATTAAAAGCTTTTCCAACACCAACAGAAGAAGGAAAATTTTTATACTATTCACCTATTTTCTGGATAAATGAAAATATGAAACCCGTTTTATTAGTTCATGGTAAAAAAGATAAAACTGTTCCATTTTCTTCATCTGTCGAATTACTTAAAAAACTAAAGGAAAAAGGTGTTCAAACTAAAATACTTGTTCATAAAAATGGAGACCACGCTTTTGAATTTGAAAATAGAGATATACAAACAATTAGAATATTACATGAAACTATTAAATTTATAAGGAGTTTGGTAGAAAATGAAAATTAA
- a CDS encoding DegT/DnrJ/EryC1/StrS family aminotransferase, which yields MKIPLFDMTRQYNAIREEVIKTLDGIFKSGKVILGPNVKSLEEELSEYTGTKYAIGVANGSDALFLSVKALNIKNGDYIITTPYTFFATASCITRNGANPIFVDIEEKYYNMNLDDVEKILKTHPEKDKIKAIIPVHLFGKTIDLDRLQYFKEKYGVYIIEDGAQSIGSKWNDKKGFSVGDLSITSFFPTKNLGGYGDGGMVFTNDEELANRVRKLRIHGASKKYYHDEVGFNSRLDEVQAAILKIKLKHLDEFIEKRINIAKNYDNLFKKYSLIEFIDYPEVFEDKSHVYHQYVITLKKGNRDELRKFLTEKGIGTSIYYPKGLHQQKCFEYLGYKKGDFPITEKATKTTLALPIFPELHFEEQEYIVKSIGEYYKK from the coding sequence ATGAAAATACCTTTATTTGATATGACAAGACAATACAACGCAATTCGAGAAGAAGTGATTAAAACGTTAGATGGAATTTTCAAAAGCGGAAAGGTTATACTTGGGCCAAATGTAAAATCTCTTGAAGAAGAACTTTCAGAATATACTGGAACAAAATATGCAATTGGAGTTGCAAACGGTTCTGATGCATTGTTTTTATCTGTAAAAGCATTGAATATAAAAAATGGGGATTATATTATCACAACGCCTTATACATTTTTCGCAACTGCCAGTTGCATTACAAGGAATGGCGCAAACCCTATTTTCGTTGATATAGAAGAAAAATACTATAATATGAATCTTGATGATGTCGAGAAAATACTTAAAACACATCCTGAAAAAGATAAAATAAAAGCTATAATTCCTGTACATTTATTTGGAAAAACTATAGATCTAGATAGATTACAATACTTTAAAGAAAAATACGGAGTTTATATTATTGAAGATGGAGCACAATCAATAGGATCAAAATGGAACGATAAAAAAGGATTTTCAGTTGGTGATTTAAGTATTACATCATTTTTTCCAACAAAAAATCTTGGTGGATATGGTGATGGAGGAATGGTATTTACTAATGATGAAGAACTTGCAAATAGAGTTAGAAAGTTGAGAATTCACGGGGCTTCAAAGAAATATTATCACGATGAAGTTGGTTTTAATTCAAGGTTAGATGAAGTTCAAGCTGCAATTTTAAAAATAAAATTAAAACATTTAGATGAGTTTATAGAAAAAAGAATAAATATAGCAAAAAATTATGATAATCTTTTCAAAAAATATAGCTTAATAGAATTTATAGATTATCCTGAAGTTTTTGAGGACAAATCTCACGTATATCATCAATACGTTATCACATTAAAAAAAGGAAATAGAGACGAATTAAGAAAATTTTTAACTGAAAAAGGTATAGGCACATCAATTTACTATCCTAAAGGATTACATCAACAGAAATGTTTTGAATATCTTGGATATAAGAAAGGAGATTTTCCAATTACAGAAAAAGCTACAAAAACAACTTTAGCTCTTCCTATTTTTCCCGAATTACATTTTGAAGAACAAGAATATATTGTAAAATCAATAGGAGAATATTATAAAAAATAG
- a CDS encoding PIN domain-containing protein: MSFGKILKIIEEKDFVEHNKKIRKEVLKVNKWLLNPRSLNRRKMLYVFRFLSKNAERKILNKHLNDLQFLFIHIAEKPKENRINDLKKYYNLLEEDVSMIKFLMYPKKFPPGGYEEKLKKYGIELYSPSVIFKKLPFKDYIDLYALMTYIPLDEKNPFIQNLLDEILKIDPLQDKKSYFKKVIDIYKSLNDFEKHILNIQLKNFSYYHYKLFNTDSIKGIVIDGSNVVRYEDKDSLQFLIDMLDNMFFGKIVFFPVHIVFDNNVKHFLSTEDRKVLELLAEKKRVYFNSPADEMIVYISNKYDYYILSNDNFKEYDVNENKLLKIKDFKFDN; encoded by the coding sequence ATGAGTTTTGGAAAAATTTTAAAAATCATAGAAGAAAAGGATTTTGTTGAGCATAATAAGAAAATTAGAAAAGAGGTTTTGAAAGTTAATAAATGGTTATTGAATCCGAGAAGTTTAAATAGGAGGAAAATGCTTTATGTTTTTAGATTTCTAAGTAAAAATGCAGAAAGAAAAATCTTGAATAAGCATTTAAATGATTTGCAGTTTTTATTTATACATATAGCAGAAAAACCAAAAGAGAACAGAATAAATGATTTGAAAAAATATTATAATTTGTTAGAAGAAGATGTTTCAATGATAAAATTTTTGATGTATCCTAAAAAATTTCCACCAGGAGGTTATGAAGAAAAATTAAAAAAATATGGTATAGAATTATATTCGCCAAGTGTAATCTTTAAAAAATTGCCTTTTAAAGATTATATAGATTTATATGCTTTGATGACATATATACCTCTTGATGAAAAAAATCCTTTTATACAAAATCTTCTTGATGAAATATTAAAAATAGATCCTCTACAAGATAAAAAATCGTATTTTAAAAAGGTTATCGATATATATAAAAGCTTAAATGATTTTGAAAAACATATATTAAATATACAATTAAAAAATTTCTCATATTATCATTATAAATTATTTAATACAGATTCTATAAAAGGAATAGTAATTGATGGAAGTAATGTTGTTAGATATGAGGATAAAGATTCTTTACAATTTTTAATAGATATGTTGGACAATATGTTTTTTGGCAAAATTGTATTTTTTCCCGTTCATATAGTTTTTGATAACAATGTAAAACATTTTTTAAGCACAGAAGATAGAAAAGTATTAGAATTATTAGCAGAAAAGAAAAGAGTATATTTTAATTCTCCTGCAGATGAAATGATAGTATATATTTCAAACAAATATGATTATTATATATTGTCTAATGATAATTTTAAAGAATATGATGTAAACGAAAATAAATTATTGAAAATAAAAGATTTTAAATTTGACAATTAA
- a CDS encoding DUF5320 family protein: MAYYEDDYGYGRNYGRGFGPGRGYGMGRGMGRGYGRGFGRGYGRGFGYDNYEDYYRQNIEDEKAMLMDYKRYLEEEMRFVEERLRELDRYSQGGER, from the coding sequence ATGGCATATTATGAAGATGATTATGGATATGGAAGAAATTATGGAAGAGGATTTGGACCGGGTAGAGGATACGGAATGGGAAGAGGAATGGGTCGTGGATACGGAAGAGGATTTGGACGTGGTTATGGAAGAGGATTTGGTTATGATAATTATGAAGATTATTATAGACAGAACATAGAAGATGAAAAAGCTATGTTGATGGATTATAAAAGATATCTCGAAGAAGAAATGCGTTTTGTCGAAGAAAGATTAAGAGAACTTGATAGATATTCTCAAGGGGGTGAAAGATGA
- a CDS encoding MarR family winged helix-turn-helix transcriptional regulator translates to MFDFEDYTFFNPSPNFRELMILQIISQNKKVSQETIAKNVGIVPSMVNRYLKDFEDKDYIVKTGGNRRNMNYEITHNGKKRLQFLTVSFINEVSNIYSETKKSFSQVLNKIENIGYKNILLYGAGVVGSIVLKVLNSENINVIGFIDDSIAKQGDKIHGINIYAPEEVKNLNYDMIIIASFRHSEDILKNANDYKLSNIYIFNIDANGNVSLEKGE, encoded by the coding sequence ATGTTTGACTTTGAGGATTACACATTTTTTAATCCTTCTCCAAACTTTAGAGAATTAATGATACTGCAAATAATTTCTCAAAATAAAAAAGTATCTCAAGAAACCATTGCAAAAAATGTTGGCATTGTACCTTCGATGGTGAATCGCTATTTAAAAGATTTTGAAGATAAAGATTATATTGTAAAAACTGGCGGAAACAGACGAAATATGAATTATGAAATAACACATAATGGAAAAAAAAGATTACAGTTTTTAACTGTATCTTTTATAAACGAAGTATCAAATATATATTCTGAAACAAAAAAGTCCTTTAGCCAGGTTTTAAATAAAATTGAAAATATTGGCTATAAAAATATTTTATTATATGGCGCAGGTGTTGTTGGAAGTATTGTTCTAAAAGTTTTAAATAGCGAAAATATAAATGTTATAGGATTTATCGATGATTCTATTGCGAAACAGGGAGATAAAATTCACGGAATAAATATTTATGCTCCAGAAGAAGTTAAAAACTTAAATTACGATATGATTATTATTGCTTCATTTAGGCACTCAGAAGATATATTAAAAAATGCTAATGATTATAAGCTTTCAAATATTTATATATTCAATATTGATGCAAACGGAAATGTATCTTTAGAGAAAGGAGAATAA
- a CDS encoding HAD family hydrolase, with the protein MKEYVAFFDLDKTLLDKYSPQLYYKYEIKHGKFTWWKYYRMGLFTLFYKLGIEIKDMEKMMRETAAQYSGQRAEEAFGFAKQWFEEDGKYHIRESMKKEIEYHRNNNAYLVIISASPDSIVMPVAEYLKFDDVICTRTIIKNGIITGEMGTYMYEENKVTEAKKLCEKNNFDLKDAYFYSDSISDLPLLKIVGNPVCVSPDFRLKRIAKKRKWRIMEK; encoded by the coding sequence ATGAAGGAATATGTAGCTTTTTTTGATTTAGATAAAACTTTACTTGATAAATACAGTCCACAACTTTATTATAAATATGAAATAAAACACGGAAAATTCACCTGGTGGAAATATTACCGAATGGGTTTGTTTACACTTTTTTATAAATTGGGAATTGAAATAAAGGATATGGAAAAAATGATGAGAGAAACTGCTGCACAATATTCTGGTCAAAGAGCTGAAGAAGCATTTGGATTTGCAAAACAATGGTTTGAAGAAGATGGTAAGTATCACATAAGAGAGAGTATGAAAAAAGAGATTGAATATCATAGAAATAATAATGCATATCTTGTTATTATTTCCGCTTCTCCTGATTCTATTGTGATGCCAGTAGCAGAATATTTAAAATTCGATGATGTTATTTGTACCAGAACTATTATAAAAAATGGGATTATTACTGGAGAAATGGGAACTTATATGTATGAAGAAAATAAAGTTACTGAAGCAAAAAAATTATGCGAAAAAAATAATTTTGATTTAAAAGATGCCTACTTTTATAGTGATTCTATATCTGATTTGCCACTATTGAAAATAGTAGGTAATCCAGTTTGTGTGTCTCCAGATTTCAGATTAAAAAGAATAGCAAAAAAAAGAAAATGGAGAATAATGGAAAAATAA
- a CDS encoding ATP-binding protein, whose translation MKITILSGKGGTGKTTISTNLAYTLSKIYNVQLLDVDVEEPNDHLFFDINFEKEESVDILLPIVDNNACIKCGECAKACQFGAISVFPTGTMVFESLCHGCGACAMVCPVNAIKEEPKSIGKIKLGKINENLKFGMGLLNIGEPSGVRNIRQLKKHIDRSADIVLIDSQPGTSCPVVESLRNTDFAILVTEPTTFGLHDLALAVDLVKEMGIPAGIVVNRDTGKTNMIDEYSKKENIPIILKIPFDRNIAKLYSEGKIFSQYLPEWEEKFRKAFETIKGMII comes from the coding sequence GTGAAAATTACTATATTAAGTGGAAAAGGTGGAACAGGCAAAACAACTATCTCTACCAATTTAGCATACACGCTATCAAAAATATACAATGTTCAGTTATTAGATGTTGATGTTGAAGAACCAAATGATCACTTGTTTTTTGATATAAATTTTGAAAAAGAGGAAAGTGTAGATATTTTATTACCTATAGTAGATAATAACGCATGTATAAAATGCGGGGAATGTGCTAAAGCATGTCAGTTTGGTGCTATTTCTGTGTTTCCAACTGGAACAATGGTATTTGAAAGCTTATGCCATGGTTGTGGTGCATGTGCAATGGTTTGTCCTGTGAATGCTATTAAAGAAGAGCCAAAAAGTATAGGAAAAATAAAATTAGGAAAAATAAATGAAAATTTAAAATTTGGAATGGGCCTTTTAAATATAGGGGAACCTTCTGGTGTAAGGAATATAAGGCAATTAAAAAAACATATAGATAGATCTGCAGATATTGTATTAATCGATTCACAACCGGGAACATCTTGTCCTGTGGTGGAAAGCTTAAGAAACACGGATTTTGCTATTTTAGTAACGGAACCAACAACATTTGGACTACATGATTTAGCTCTTGCTGTAGATTTAGTAAAAGAAATGGGTATACCTGCAGGTATTGTTGTAAATAGAGATACAGGTAAAACAAATATGATAGATGAATATTCTAAAAAAGAAAATATCCCTATAATATTAAAAATCCCTTTTGATAGAAACATTGCAAAATTATATTCAGAAGGAAAAATATTCTCTCAGTATTTACCAGAATGGGAAGAAAAGTTTAGAAAAGCTTTTGAAACCATAAAGGGGATGATTATATGA
- the pepT gene encoding peptidase T — translation MKKVHERFIEYTKFYTTSNEKSKTCPSTPEQLVFAKYLKEELEQIGLKDVELDENGYVYATLPSNINEEIPTIGFIAHMDTSPALTGKGVKAKIVKYEDGDIVLNKEKNIVLSPEEFPELKKYIGQELIVTDGNTLLGADDKAGIAEIITAMEYLIEHPEIKHGTIKVGFTPDEEIGRGADNFNVENFGADFAYTVDGGEIGELEAENFNAATATYIIHGKSIHPGTAKGKMINAALIASELAMMFPEAQTPQHTEKYEGFFHVVHISGDCDNAKLIMIVRDHDKKIFENKKWLCEKNAELLNKKYGDGTVELELKDSYYNMKEKIPSEMVKIAKKAMENVGVKPIIKPIRGGTDGARLSYMGLPCPNIFTGGHNFHGRYEYIPIPSMKKAVETIIEIIKIVAEK, via the coding sequence ATGAAAAAAGTTCATGAAAGATTTATTGAATACACCAAATTTTACACAACTTCAAACGAAAAATCAAAAACATGTCCATCAACTCCTGAACAATTAGTTTTTGCGAAATATTTAAAAGAAGAGTTAGAACAGATTGGGTTAAAAGATGTAGAATTAGATGAAAATGGTTATGTATATGCAACACTTCCTTCTAATATAAATGAAGAAATTCCAACAATAGGATTTATAGCTCATATGGATACTTCTCCGGCTTTAACCGGCAAAGGAGTTAAAGCTAAAATAGTAAAATATGAAGATGGAGATATTGTTTTAAACAAAGAAAAAAATATAGTATTAAGTCCAGAAGAATTTCCAGAACTAAAAAAATATATTGGTCAAGAATTAATAGTTACAGATGGTAACACATTGTTAGGTGCAGATGATAAAGCAGGAATAGCGGAAATAATTACAGCAATGGAATATTTAATAGAGCATCCTGAAATAAAACATGGAACAATTAAAGTAGGATTTACACCAGATGAAGAAATAGGAAGAGGAGCAGATAATTTTAATGTAGAAAATTTTGGAGCAGATTTTGCATATACAGTAGATGGTGGAGAAATTGGAGAACTTGAGGCTGAGAACTTTAATGCTGCAACAGCAACATATATAATTCATGGAAAAAGCATTCATCCTGGAACAGCTAAAGGAAAGATGATTAATGCGGCATTAATCGCATCAGAATTAGCAATGATGTTTCCTGAAGCTCAAACGCCACAACACACAGAAAAGTATGAAGGTTTTTTTCATGTTGTTCATATTTCTGGAGATTGTGATAATGCAAAATTAATAATGATTGTTAGAGATCATGATAAGAAAATATTTGAAAATAAAAAATGGTTATGTGAAAAAAATGCAGAGTTATTGAATAAAAAATATGGAGATGGAACAGTAGAATTGGAATTAAAAGATAGTTATTACAATATGAAAGAAAAAATACCTTCTGAAATGGTTAAAATTGCAAAAAAAGCAATGGAAAATGTCGGGGTCAAACCTATAATCAAACCAATTAGAGGTGGAACAGACGGTGCAAGGTTATCTTATATGGGATTGCCATGTCCAAATATATTTACAGGTGGTCATAATTTTCATGGAAGATATGAATACATACCAATACCTTCTATGAAAAAAGCCGTAGAAACAATTATAGAAATAATAAAAATTGTAGCAGAAAAATAA
- a CDS encoding DUF5320 domain-containing protein — MMPGFDGTGPMGTGPVGRRMGPCANSGYVAPVSPVYRWIRPFNNAFYGFRRGFGMGRGFGRGFAAGYGRGFGNGYGRGRGRGWW, encoded by the coding sequence ATGATGCCAGGATTTGATGGGACAGGTCCAATGGGAACAGGGCCAGTTGGAAGAAGGATGGGACCATGTGCAAATTCAGGATATGTAGCTCCAGTTTCACCAGTATATAGATGGATAAGACCTTTTAATAATGCATTTTATGGATTCAGAAGAGGTTTTGGCATGGGACGCGGTTTTGGCAGAGGCTTTGCCGCCGGATATGGAAGAGGATTTGGTAACGGTTATGGTAGGGGACGCGGCAGAGGCTGGTGGTAA